One genomic window of Candidatus Pseudobacter hemicellulosilyticus includes the following:
- a CDS encoding glycine--tRNA ligase, producing the protein MATDTNKFQAIISHCKEYGFIFPSSEIYDGLSAVYDYGQWGSELKKNIKDYWWKSMTQLQENIVGIDAAIFMHPTTWKASGHVDNFSDPMIDNKDSKKRYRVDHLIEGYAEELEKAGKTEEGAAIRAELSRLEAASDFEGLKKLIDDNKIKCAVSGTANWTDVRQFNLMFSTQLGSVAEDSNEIYLRPETAQGIFVNFLNVQKTGRMKIPFGIAQIGKAFRNEIVARQFIFRMREFEQMEMQFFIRPGTQKEWYEHWKTERMKWHLSLGIPAESYRFHDHVKLAHYADAACDIEFEFPIGFKEVEGIHSRTDFDLKKHQEYSRKKMQYFDHEINQNYIPYVIETSIGLDRTVLMVLSNAYAEEDLSTAEKQDTRVVLRFPPKLAPIKLAILPLVKKDGLPEIARDILNSCKSSFYCFYEEKDTIGKRYRRMDALGTPFCVTVDHQTKEDQTVTIRYRDSMKQERIPINKIKEIVENQIFV; encoded by the coding sequence ATGGCTACAGATACCAACAAGTTCCAGGCAATTATTTCGCACTGCAAAGAATACGGTTTTATTTTCCCTTCCAGCGAGATCTATGATGGCTTAAGCGCCGTGTATGATTATGGTCAATGGGGTAGTGAATTGAAGAAAAATATCAAAGACTACTGGTGGAAAAGCATGACCCAGCTGCAGGAAAATATTGTGGGTATTGACGCTGCCATTTTCATGCATCCCACCACCTGGAAGGCCAGTGGTCACGTGGACAATTTCAGTGACCCGATGATCGATAATAAGGACAGCAAAAAACGCTATCGGGTGGATCACCTGATTGAAGGGTATGCTGAAGAACTGGAAAAAGCAGGTAAAACGGAGGAAGGTGCAGCTATCCGTGCGGAATTAAGCCGCCTGGAGGCAGCCAGTGATTTTGAGGGTTTGAAGAAGCTCATTGATGACAATAAAATAAAATGTGCTGTCAGCGGCACGGCCAACTGGACCGATGTCCGCCAGTTCAACCTGATGTTCTCCACGCAACTGGGTAGTGTGGCGGAAGATTCCAACGAGATCTACCTGCGCCCGGAAACAGCCCAGGGGATATTTGTCAACTTCCTGAATGTGCAGAAGACGGGCAGGATGAAGATCCCGTTTGGTATTGCACAGATCGGGAAAGCTTTCCGGAACGAGATCGTGGCCCGTCAGTTCATTTTCCGCATGCGGGAGTTTGAGCAGATGGAGATGCAGTTCTTTATCCGCCCTGGCACACAGAAAGAATGGTATGAGCACTGGAAGACTGAAAGGATGAAATGGCACCTGAGCCTGGGTATCCCGGCTGAAAGCTATCGTTTCCATGACCATGTGAAGCTGGCGCACTATGCGGATGCGGCCTGTGATATTGAGTTTGAGTTCCCCATCGGCTTCAAGGAAGTAGAGGGTATTCACTCCCGGACCGACTTTGACCTGAAGAAGCACCAGGAATACAGCAGGAAGAAAATGCAGTATTTTGACCACGAGATAAACCAGAATTACATTCCTTACGTAATTGAAACTTCAATAGGGTTGGACAGGACCGTGCTGATGGTACTCAGTAACGCTTACGCCGAAGAAGACCTGAGTACTGCTGAGAAGCAGGATACCCGGGTAGTGCTGAGATTTCCACCTAAACTGGCGCCCATCAAACTGGCGATTTTGCCTTTAGTCAAAAAAGATGGATTGCCGGAAATTGCCCGTGATATCCTGAATAGCTGTAAATCAAGCTTTTATTGTTTTTACGAAGAGAAAGATACCATTGGTAAAAGGTATCGCCGGATGGATGCTTTAGGCACGCCGTTTTGTGTAACCGTAGATCATCAAACAAAAGAGGATCAAACCGTTACGATCCGATACAGGGATTCCATGAAGCAAGAAAGGATTCCGATAAATAAAATCAAAGAAATTGTGGAAAACCAAATTTTTGTATAA
- a CDS encoding nucleotide pyrophosphohydrolase, producing the protein MDITLQQAQAQVDQWIRTVGVRYFSELTNMAILTEEVGELARIMARKFGDQSFKESDKNKDLADEMADVLWVLICLANQTGVDLTSALQKNFEKKNIRDADRHQQNEKLR; encoded by the coding sequence ATGGACATTACATTACAACAGGCGCAGGCGCAGGTGGATCAGTGGATCCGGACTGTGGGCGTACGTTATTTCAGTGAGCTGACCAATATGGCCATCCTGACGGAAGAAGTGGGAGAACTGGCCAGGATCATGGCCAGGAAATTCGGGGATCAGTCATTTAAGGAGTCGGACAAGAACAAGGACCTGGCCGATGAAATGGCGGATGTGCTGTGGGTATTGATCTGCCTGGCCAACCAGACCGGGGTGGACCTTACATCGGCCCTGCAGAAGAACTTCGAAAAAAAGAATATCCGGGATGCTGACCGTCATCAGCAGAATGAGAAGCTCCGCTAA
- a CDS encoding cytochrome c peroxidase, translating into MTLRWTIGIILVILLGTAGINACKKGDGGSGPRALSFTVPPGFPEPHYTFATNPLTQEGFELGRQLFYDGRLSKDGNFPCASCHQQFAAFATYDHNLSHGFDNQFTTRNAPGLFNLVWQPATHWDGGIVNLEVQPLAPLTAPNEMAEEIGKVISKLSADDSYRQRFKAAFGDETINSQRMLLALTQFVGSLVSANSKYDRVKRGETSFTPEETIGYTLFQSKKCVSCHTEPLFTDNSYRNTGLPVDPTIRDYGRMRITNNPADSLKFKVPSLRNVFLTFPYGHDGRFLSTTQVLDHYTSGVQLSATVDPLLRDGIPLNNTEKYYIQQFLRTLTDSAFLKDPRFAQPQ; encoded by the coding sequence ATGACCCTCCGCTGGACCATAGGGATCATACTCGTCATTCTGCTGGGCACGGCAGGCATCAACGCCTGTAAAAAAGGGGATGGCGGCAGCGGCCCCCGCGCATTGTCGTTTACGGTTCCCCCCGGATTCCCCGAACCGCATTATACTTTTGCCACCAACCCGCTTACCCAGGAAGGTTTTGAGCTGGGCAGGCAATTGTTCTATGACGGCCGCCTCTCCAAAGACGGCAACTTCCCCTGCGCCTCCTGCCACCAGCAGTTTGCCGCCTTTGCCACCTATGACCATAACCTGAGCCACGGATTCGATAACCAGTTCACCACCCGCAATGCACCTGGTCTGTTCAACCTGGTATGGCAGCCGGCAACCCATTGGGATGGCGGTATTGTCAACCTGGAAGTGCAGCCCCTGGCCCCGCTCACCGCCCCCAATGAAATGGCGGAAGAGATCGGTAAAGTGATCAGCAAGCTCAGCGCTGACGACAGCTACCGGCAACGGTTCAAAGCCGCCTTCGGTGATGAGACCATCAACAGCCAGCGCATGCTGCTGGCCCTCACCCAGTTTGTGGGCTCATTGGTATCCGCCAATAGCAAGTACGATCGGGTAAAACGTGGTGAGACCAGCTTCACCCCTGAAGAAACCATAGGTTATACCCTGTTCCAGTCAAAAAAATGTGTATCCTGCCATACCGAGCCACTGTTCACCGACAATAGCTACCGCAATACCGGGCTGCCGGTGGATCCCACCATCCGCGACTATGGCCGCATGCGCATCACCAATAACCCGGCGGACTCCCTCAAATTCAAAGTGCCCAGCCTACGCAATGTATTCCTCACCTTTCCCTATGGCCATGACGGCCGCTTTCTCTCCACCACCCAGGTGCTGGACCATTATACCAGCGGCGTTCAGCTGAGCGCCACCGTAGATCCGCTGCTCCGGGACGGCATCCCCCTGAACAATACCGAGAAGTATTATATCCAGCAGTTCCTGCGCACCCTCACAGATTCCGCTTTCCTCAAAGACCCGCGCTTTGCACAGCCGCAATAA
- a CDS encoding glycosyltransferase family protein: MKILYAIQATGNGHISRAMELLPYLERYGTVDIFLSGANSTLTLDAPIKFRSKGLSLFYTCTGSLDYWKLTRSISPYRVIKEARELPVEQYDLVLNDFECITSIACGLKKVPSVNFGHQASFRSTKTPRPEKPNKIGEWVLNNYARASQYIGLHFECYDDFIFSPVIKEDILQAEPVNNGYITVYLPSYCDCQLRTLLQPFRDHRFEVFSKEVKTITREGNITWIPVGKTAFNQSLIGCHGIVCGAGFETPAEALHLKKKMIAIPIRGQYEQLCNAAALKKIGIKTLDKLDDDFTDTFNNWVNDPATPGVKYQYSTEAIIEMLMFRCTDLKYKLDIPYPELIFN, from the coding sequence ATGAAGATACTCTATGCTATCCAGGCCACCGGCAACGGTCATATCAGCAGGGCCATGGAACTATTGCCTTACCTGGAGCGCTATGGTACTGTGGACATCTTTCTCAGTGGCGCCAACAGCACCCTGACACTGGATGCGCCCATCAAATTCCGCAGCAAGGGGCTCAGCCTCTTTTATACCTGCACCGGCAGCCTGGACTACTGGAAACTTACCCGCAGCATCTCGCCCTACCGCGTGATCAAAGAAGCCCGAGAGCTGCCTGTTGAACAATACGACCTGGTGCTGAATGATTTTGAATGCATCACTTCCATTGCCTGCGGTCTGAAGAAAGTACCTTCCGTAAACTTTGGCCACCAGGCCAGTTTCCGCTCCACCAAAACGCCCAGGCCCGAAAAACCCAATAAGATCGGCGAATGGGTGCTCAACAACTACGCCCGCGCCTCCCAGTATATAGGACTGCATTTTGAATGTTATGACGATTTCATCTTCTCGCCCGTGATCAAGGAAGATATCCTGCAGGCCGAACCCGTCAACAACGGATATATCACCGTTTACCTGCCTTCTTACTGCGATTGCCAGCTCAGGACCCTCCTGCAGCCTTTCAGGGACCATCGCTTTGAAGTGTTCTCCAAAGAAGTGAAAACCATTACCCGGGAAGGAAATATTACCTGGATCCCGGTAGGCAAAACCGCCTTCAACCAAAGCCTGATCGGCTGCCACGGCATTGTATGCGGAGCCGGTTTTGAGACCCCGGCCGAAGCCCTGCACCTCAAAAAGAAGATGATCGCCATCCCTATCCGTGGACAATATGAGCAGCTCTGCAATGCAGCAGCATTGAAAAAGATCGGTATCAAAACACTTGATAAGCTGGACGATGATTTTACAGATACCTTCAACAACTGGGTCAATGATCCGGCAACACCCGGCGTAAAATACCAGTACTCCACCGAGGCCATTATTGAAATGCTGATGTTCCGCTGCACAGACCTTAAATACAAACTGGATATTCCCTACCCTGAGCTGATCTTTAACTGA
- a CDS encoding transposase codes for MNKSQGQDIVKELMGYLLPAGTLDYFELTHIVKDKEGLVLFLEEKNLPPAEYQDQSLHSKGFLPEVRVQDFPIRDQKVQLSIRRRRWEHPGTGEIISRNWDLVMQGARITKEFGLFLKDALG; via the coding sequence ATGAATAAAAGCCAAGGACAGGATATAGTAAAAGAGTTAATGGGTTATTTATTACCCGCAGGAACATTAGACTATTTTGAATTAACTCACATCGTAAAAGATAAAGAAGGTCTGGTATTATTTTTAGAAGAGAAGAACCTTCCCCCCGCCGAATACCAGGACCAATCCCTTCATTCCAAAGGCTTTTTACCCGAAGTTCGAGTTCAAGACTTCCCTATTCGCGATCAGAAAGTACAATTAAGCATCCGGCGCCGCCGCTGGGAACATCCGGGCACTGGCGAGATCATCTCCCGCAACTGGGACCTGGTCATGCAGGGCGCACGAATCACCAAAGAGTTCGGGCTTTTTTTAAAAGATGCACTTGGATAA
- a CDS encoding FAD-dependent oxidoreductase, which yields MVQPWRTGRVIRIANETNHTRRYWIQVPELASFDFTPGQFVTLDFPIHEKPAKRWRSYSIASWPDGSNVFELLIVLLEGGAGTTWLFNNIQEGDELVFRGPQGVFILPEPIDRDVFFICTGTGIAPFRSMVHHLLNQGIPHQQLYLLFGCRRLGDTLYHEELQQLEQQLPGFRYIPTYSREGPGNHCTGYVHQLYERICTESNKAATDNAGQLTPKPALFYLCGWKNMIDEAKQRIQALGYDRKSIHQELYG from the coding sequence ATGGTGCAGCCATGGCGAACCGGTAGGGTCATTCGCATTGCCAATGAAACGAACCATACCAGGCGGTACTGGATCCAGGTGCCGGAACTGGCTTCGTTCGACTTTACCCCGGGTCAGTTTGTGACCCTCGATTTCCCCATTCATGAGAAGCCAGCCAAACGCTGGAGAAGTTATTCCATTGCCAGCTGGCCTGATGGCAGCAATGTATTTGAATTACTGATTGTGTTGCTGGAAGGAGGCGCCGGCACTACCTGGCTGTTCAATAATATACAGGAGGGAGATGAACTGGTTTTCCGCGGCCCCCAGGGCGTATTCATATTGCCGGAACCCATTGACCGCGATGTCTTTTTTATATGCACCGGAACGGGTATTGCACCTTTCCGCTCAATGGTCCACCATTTATTAAACCAGGGCATACCACACCAACAGCTTTACCTGCTGTTCGGCTGCCGCCGGCTGGGAGATACCCTGTATCATGAAGAATTACAGCAACTGGAGCAGCAACTGCCTGGCTTCCGCTATATACCTACCTATTCAAGGGAAGGACCGGGCAATCATTGCACCGGCTATGTACACCAGTTGTACGAGCGCATCTGTACAGAAAGCAATAAAGCTGCAACGGACAATGCCGGGCAGCTGACTCCCAAACCCGCCTTATTCTATCTCTGCGGGTGGAAAAATATGATAGACGAAGCCAAACAGCGCATCCAGGCGCTTGGCTACGATAGAAAATCTATTCACCAGGAATTATACGGCTGA
- a CDS encoding transposase — protein MNGKLLQQQYKHHISGYKDWDQKEHASEWMLFEENMGTHLSIDETALSNDELYTIVTNKAAKGRKGALVAMVRGTLADRVEEVLSRLSLKLRKRVQEVTLDMAANMNLIVKRCFPFAHRVIDRFHIQQLAGEAVQEIRIKYRWQAIDEENEQIALSRKAKQTYVQQLLSNGDSPKQLLARSRYLLFKQKIRWTPSQKQRAALLFELYPRVKQAYDLSIKLADIFRQCKCKEEAFKRLALWHNEVETAGIESFRTVSRSIETHYLAILNFFNNRSTNASAESFNAKIKAFRASARGVRDIKFFLFRLSKLYA, from the coding sequence ATGAATGGTAAACTTCTGCAGCAGCAGTATAAGCATCACATCAGCGGCTACAAAGACTGGGATCAAAAGGAGCATGCTTCAGAGTGGATGCTTTTTGAAGAGAACATGGGTACTCATCTGAGTATCGATGAAACAGCCCTATCCAATGACGAACTATACACTATTGTCACCAACAAAGCAGCTAAAGGCCGCAAGGGCGCGCTGGTAGCAATGGTCAGAGGAACGCTGGCTGACCGGGTGGAAGAAGTCTTATCCCGCCTGAGTTTGAAGCTCAGGAAGCGGGTTCAGGAAGTAACCCTGGATATGGCCGCTAATATGAACCTGATCGTCAAACGGTGCTTCCCTTTTGCACACCGTGTTATTGATCGCTTCCACATACAACAACTGGCCGGAGAAGCAGTGCAAGAGATACGAATAAAGTATCGCTGGCAGGCTATCGACGAAGAGAATGAGCAGATTGCTCTGTCAAGAAAAGCCAAACAGACTTACGTGCAACAGTTATTATCCAATGGCGATTCCCCCAAACAATTACTTGCCCGCAGCCGCTACCTGCTGTTCAAGCAAAAGATCAGGTGGACTCCTTCACAAAAACAAAGGGCAGCACTGCTGTTCGAGTTGTATCCACGAGTGAAGCAGGCTTATGATCTATCCATAAAGCTGGCTGATATCTTCCGTCAATGCAAATGCAAGGAAGAGGCCTTTAAGAGACTGGCGCTCTGGCATAATGAAGTGGAAACGGCAGGAATAGAATCGTTCAGAACGGTATCAAGATCTATTGAGACTCACTACCTGGCAATACTGAACTTCTTCAATAACAGAAGTACCAATGCTTCGGCAGAATCCTTTAATGCGAAAATAAAGGCCTTCAGGGCATCAGCCAGAGGGGTTAGGGACATCAAATTCTTCTTGTTCAGACTGTCTAAACTCTATGCGTAG
- a CDS encoding UDP-2,3-diacylglucosamine diphosphatase, translating to MEKRSVDVVVISDVHLGTYGCRAKELTAYLKSISPNILILNGDIIDCWQFSKRYFPAAHMAVIKEVLNLMMNGTRVFYITGNHDEQMRRYTDFNLSNFTLTDKLVLEIDNKMTWIFHGDVFDNTTRGGAKFIAKLGSHGYAALILFNRLINNCLKAFGREKLSISKKVMAEVNKAAKVNKFENIAAELAIEKKYDYVICGHIHQPQKRIVANDKGHVIYLNSGDWVEHLTALEYHHNEWTIFEYDETQFQHVPAVDKKMPLNVLTDEISFYINSLAI from the coding sequence ATGGAAAAAAGATCCGTTGATGTGGTAGTGATCTCAGATGTACACCTCGGCACCTATGGCTGCCGGGCCAAAGAACTGACGGCCTATCTGAAAAGCATCTCCCCCAATATCCTCATCCTGAATGGTGATATCATTGATTGCTGGCAATTCTCCAAACGCTACTTCCCCGCAGCGCATATGGCCGTGATCAAAGAAGTGCTGAACCTGATGATGAATGGCACCCGCGTTTTCTATATCACCGGCAATCATGATGAGCAGATGCGCCGCTACACGGATTTTAACCTCAGTAATTTCACATTAACCGATAAACTTGTCCTGGAGATCGATAACAAGATGACCTGGATCTTCCACGGCGATGTATTTGACAACACTACCAGGGGTGGCGCCAAATTCATTGCCAAGCTGGGCAGCCATGGGTATGCCGCACTGATCCTCTTCAACCGCCTCATCAACAACTGCCTCAAAGCCTTCGGCCGGGAAAAGCTTTCCATTTCCAAAAAGGTGATGGCCGAGGTGAATAAGGCCGCCAAGGTCAATAAGTTTGAGAATATTGCCGCCGAACTGGCCATCGAAAAGAAGTACGACTATGTAATCTGCGGACATATCCACCAGCCACAGAAAAGAATTGTGGCCAATGACAAAGGCCATGTGATCTACCTCAATTCCGGCGACTGGGTGGAACACCTCACCGCCCTGGAATACCACCACAACGAATGGACCATATTTGAGTATGATGAAACACAGTTCCAGCATGTGCCTGCCGTAGACAAAAAGATGCCGCTCAATGTGCTTACCGATGAGATCAGCTTCTATATAAATTCCTTAGCTATTTAA
- a CDS encoding NAD(P)-binding domain-containing protein: MKIGILGAGNVGRVLGKGLLDAGHSVLISNREPQSESLFTWKEQLGAGCHTGTFAEAAAFGDVIIIAINWNGVQELLQGLGAAALKDKIVIDLCNAVSFSETPQLALKGITAGELVQQWLPDSKVVKTLNMVGASRMVNPSYAQGIPTMFLCGNDAGAKQQVTTLLEALGWKDNIDLGDISRSNLLESLMLTCLIAELQLKTFNAAFSLLR; encoded by the coding sequence ATGAAAATAGGCATCCTCGGTGCCGGCAACGTAGGCAGGGTCCTTGGAAAAGGATTACTGGACGCCGGCCATTCCGTACTGATCAGCAACCGCGAACCGCAAAGTGAAAGCCTGTTCACCTGGAAAGAGCAGCTGGGCGCAGGATGCCATACCGGCACTTTTGCGGAAGCAGCCGCTTTCGGTGACGTCATCATCATTGCCATTAACTGGAACGGCGTGCAGGAACTACTGCAGGGACTGGGCGCTGCCGCGCTGAAAGATAAAATTGTGATAGACCTCTGCAATGCGGTTTCCTTCAGTGAAACACCGCAGCTGGCCCTGAAAGGGATCACGGCCGGGGAGCTGGTGCAGCAATGGCTGCCGGACAGCAAAGTGGTGAAGACCCTCAATATGGTGGGCGCCTCCCGCATGGTGAATCCCTCCTATGCACAGGGCATCCCTACCATGTTCCTCTGCGGCAATGATGCCGGCGCCAAACAACAGGTGACCACCCTGCTGGAAGCACTGGGCTGGAAAGACAATATTGACCTGGGGGATATCAGCCGCAGCAACCTCCTGGAATCCCTGATGCTCACCTGCCTCATTGCAGAGCTGCAGCTGAAGACCTTCAATGCCGCTTTTTCTTTATTGAGATAA
- the dtd gene encoding D-aminoacyl-tRNA deacylase — protein sequence MRAVIQRVTEASIAIDNSIRSAIGKGLLVLIGIEDTDNEEDIRWLGSKIVQLRIFNDAEGVMNVSVKEDGGDILLVSQFTLHASTRKGNRPSYIRASKPEIAVPLYERMIEYLGQELGKPVATGQFGADMKVSLLNDGPVTILIDSKHRE from the coding sequence ATGCGTGCAGTTATACAACGGGTAACAGAGGCAAGTATTGCCATTGATAATAGTATACGGTCCGCCATTGGTAAGGGTTTGCTGGTACTGATCGGCATTGAGGATACAGATAACGAGGAAGATATCCGCTGGCTGGGCAGTAAAATAGTGCAGCTGAGGATCTTCAATGATGCGGAAGGGGTGATGAACGTATCTGTGAAAGAGGATGGCGGGGATATCCTGCTGGTGAGCCAGTTCACCCTGCATGCTTCCACCAGAAAGGGCAATCGCCCTTCCTATATCCGGGCCAGCAAACCGGAAATAGCTGTTCCGCTATATGAACGGATGATTGAGTACCTGGGGCAGGAGCTGGGTAAGCCGGTAGCTACGGGCCAGTTTGGGGCTGATATGAAAGTGAGCCTGCTGAATGACGGGCCTGTTACCATCCTGATAGACAGCAAGCACCGGGAATAA
- the arfB gene encoding alternative ribosome rescue aminoacyl-tRNA hydrolase ArfB, with protein MKIDVSKEILFRTARSGGKGGQNVNKVETMVEGYFHVDNSMILSAEQKDTIQQKLSAKINSEGFLQVKSQVHRSQLENKQTVITKTNNLLEQALKKVKKRIATKPSKAAKAKRQETKKRQSEQKQSRQKIRGFDQ; from the coding sequence ATGAAGATAGATGTTTCAAAAGAAATACTATTCAGGACGGCACGTAGCGGCGGCAAAGGCGGTCAGAACGTGAACAAGGTGGAGACGATGGTAGAAGGGTATTTCCATGTTGACAACTCTATGATCCTGAGTGCTGAGCAAAAGGATACCATTCAACAGAAACTCTCCGCCAAAATAAATTCGGAAGGCTTTTTGCAGGTTAAGAGCCAGGTACACCGCTCACAGCTGGAAAACAAACAGACGGTGATTACCAAGACCAACAACCTGCTGGAACAGGCTTTGAAAAAAGTCAAAAAAAGAATCGCCACAAAACCATCCAAAGCCGCCAAAGCCAAAAGGCAGGAAACAAAAAAACGACAGTCCGAACAAAAACAGTCGCGGCAAAAGATCCGTGGTTTTGATCAATAA